A genomic region of Aeropyrum pernix K1 contains the following coding sequences:
- a CDS encoding PIN domain-containing protein gives MNTRFYNMRASLSRTEKDILQGYVILQSFLEELYDEGRLVVLPITMEIVKEAGRIAVKYGLLSNDSLIAATCKHYSINTIATREYRG, from the coding sequence GTGAATACAAGATTCTACAATATGAGGGCCTCACTATCCAGGACAGAAAAGGATATACTACAGGGATACGTCATACTACAATCCTTTCTAGAAGAACTCTACGACGAAGGAAGACTAGTAGTCCTACCCATAACCATGGAGATAGTAAAAGAAGCGGGCAGGATCGCCGTCAAATACGGACTACTATCGAACGACTCATTAATAGCCGCAACCTGCAAACACTACAGCATAAACACTATAGCAACAAGAGAATACCGTGGCTAA
- a CDS encoding tetrathionate reductase subunit A, translating to MVSRRDFVKGSIAIASLLVAGAGLQPVLSQLVRPKFERIAPDLQMGANVRYVYSSCLGCNVRCGIKARVVKVGDLEIVERIEGNPYHPYNRAVSLNGNGKLGSQHLRFYHLPYNTPVKEALTKWHGTLCPRGQDGIYYLYDPYRVLVPLKRAGPRGSGKWKPISWEQLIREVVEGGVIEETGERLPGLRDFFVYGKLREAGFEDPNAILSDMKKDVQEILEYAKKPETSYEDIVMKIEEFKEKWSKILGEKGLKLDDILIDPDRPDLGTKANMVAYLRGRGQGHTDYMSARWIAGFGSVNWLRHTSACQLGYYAANYLWAGYHDIQPDPVSSKVIIMAGASMGRLHPGTTGQGLLISRAGEGDLKIYYVNPTAPRTDAGGNIVWIPIKPGYDAALAFALIRWIIENERYNKEFLEIPNEEAAERKGYPVHSNATWLVIMEEGHEKWGEYLKAKDVGLEDSDKPVVFTGEGLATYDSVDNAEIDWEGEVVLTTGERVKVKTSFRILKDEALSRSIDQWLSVASPYEPGSSEFREWKEKVLEMARDFAEAAPMAGTYVHRGVGMHSNGEYAVWAYRALDTLVGNYHRKGGLLARAGHTKYNSYVYHVDKKGFGEPVKWGPPIDRHKAKYEDTLEYWLKVKKGENPYPAKRPWYPHTPEESYTEIFAGIAEEYPYKMGALILFYANPVLSANYGVKFIEVLKDTKKLPLFIAITTTINETMLYADYIVPDTTYLETGTLGMQYLYASSGGVLLAEAARSPVVMPLTQKIGEPERYASFWEFFIDTGKALGMPGFGKGAIKGLKYHEGKSYDLDSLWDYIMRVYANAAMHAKDMGIIPENVPEEEVKFVEENYPVAKFKHLIPDEWPYVAYMLARGGVFTSYEESFHPNGVSKRKVPSKRKKFKKTLMLWNEDLAKTRNSVTGAKFWGGPKYIPPSTYAPVKGGSKSFYGTPLREIYPESEYPFHLVFTTGPLFTKHRSQFYYAIKQISPENYLVVNPKDAEKLGLETGDVVEVETPTGRFKAPVVVEPTVPPGVIMVPYGMGRWADTVVKKPSYFEVKDSRLASLINELPEREEIPEEAVNPVKKLPELKKKVLFTKSTPAYYNQAEPDKWRFNGITPNVAEMSDPSLGGWPLLSIIGAAQAYYFNVARIRKTGEKHEFEKTYPYIVW from the coding sequence ATGGTTAGTCGGCGTGATTTCGTTAAGGGCTCAATCGCCATAGCCTCCCTCCTTGTAGCGGGAGCAGGACTGCAGCCGGTGCTATCACAGCTAGTGCGCCCGAAGTTCGAGAGAATAGCTCCAGACCTTCAGATGGGAGCTAACGTGAGGTACGTCTACTCGTCATGCCTGGGCTGCAACGTGAGGTGTGGGATAAAGGCTAGAGTTGTGAAGGTAGGAGATCTCGAGATTGTGGAGAGGATAGAGGGGAACCCGTACCACCCATACAACAGGGCTGTGTCGCTCAACGGCAATGGTAAGCTCGGTAGCCAGCACCTCCGGTTCTACCATCTACCCTACAATACCCCAGTCAAGGAGGCGCTAACCAAGTGGCACGGCACCCTCTGCCCCAGAGGGCAGGATGGAATATACTACCTATACGACCCGTACAGAGTTCTGGTGCCACTCAAGAGGGCTGGTCCTAGGGGGAGTGGAAAGTGGAAGCCGATCTCCTGGGAGCAGCTGATAAGGGAGGTTGTCGAGGGCGGTGTGATAGAGGAGACGGGCGAGAGGCTGCCAGGCCTGAGGGACTTCTTCGTATACGGAAAGCTGAGGGAAGCCGGGTTTGAAGACCCCAACGCCATACTGTCTGATATGAAGAAGGACGTGCAGGAGATTCTCGAGTATGCGAAGAAGCCCGAGACTAGCTACGAGGATATAGTAATGAAGATAGAGGAGTTTAAAGAGAAGTGGTCTAAAATATTGGGTGAGAAGGGCCTCAAGCTAGACGATATACTTATTGACCCTGACAGGCCGGACCTCGGGACTAAGGCTAACATGGTCGCTTACCTCAGGGGCAGGGGCCAGGGACACACCGACTACATGAGCGCCCGCTGGATAGCCGGTTTCGGTAGTGTTAACTGGCTGAGGCACACTAGCGCATGCCAGCTTGGATATTACGCTGCAAACTACCTCTGGGCGGGCTACCATGACATACAGCCAGATCCTGTTAGCAGCAAGGTAATCATAATGGCCGGGGCTAGCATGGGCAGACTCCACCCGGGCACCACGGGCCAGGGCCTCCTGATATCCAGGGCTGGAGAGGGTGATCTCAAGATTTACTATGTAAACCCCACTGCTCCGAGAACCGATGCTGGCGGTAACATAGTTTGGATTCCGATAAAGCCCGGCTACGACGCAGCTCTGGCATTCGCCCTTATCAGGTGGATAATTGAGAATGAGAGGTACAACAAGGAGTTCCTCGAGATACCCAACGAGGAGGCGGCTGAACGGAAGGGCTATCCTGTGCATAGCAACGCTACCTGGCTAGTCATAATGGAGGAGGGCCACGAGAAGTGGGGCGAGTATCTGAAGGCTAAAGACGTGGGGCTGGAAGACAGCGACAAGCCAGTCGTATTCACGGGAGAAGGCCTTGCAACTTACGACAGCGTTGATAATGCCGAGATAGACTGGGAGGGAGAGGTAGTTCTCACAACTGGCGAGAGAGTCAAGGTGAAAACATCATTCCGGATCCTAAAGGACGAGGCCCTCTCCCGAAGCATAGACCAGTGGCTATCCGTAGCCAGCCCCTACGAGCCCGGCTCCAGCGAGTTCAGGGAATGGAAGGAGAAGGTCCTGGAGATGGCGAGGGACTTCGCCGAAGCGGCCCCAATGGCAGGCACATACGTCCACCGCGGTGTGGGGATGCACTCCAACGGTGAATACGCTGTCTGGGCATACAGGGCTCTCGACACCCTAGTAGGGAACTATCACAGGAAGGGAGGCCTCCTGGCCAGGGCAGGCCATACCAAATATAACAGCTACGTCTACCATGTCGATAAGAAGGGCTTTGGAGAGCCTGTGAAGTGGGGGCCGCCGATAGACAGGCATAAAGCAAAGTATGAGGACACCTTAGAGTACTGGCTCAAGGTGAAGAAGGGGGAGAACCCGTACCCCGCTAAGAGGCCATGGTACCCGCACACTCCAGAAGAGAGCTACACCGAGATATTTGCAGGCATAGCGGAAGAGTATCCATACAAGATGGGCGCCTTGATACTATTCTACGCTAACCCAGTGCTCTCCGCCAACTATGGAGTGAAGTTCATAGAGGTGTTGAAGGATACCAAAAAGCTACCCCTGTTCATAGCAATAACCACAACCATAAACGAGACCATGCTCTACGCCGACTATATCGTCCCCGATACAACTTACCTCGAAACAGGCACGCTAGGGATGCAATACCTATACGCGAGCAGCGGTGGAGTGCTTCTAGCTGAGGCTGCGAGAAGCCCTGTCGTCATGCCGCTCACACAGAAGATAGGCGAGCCGGAGAGGTATGCTAGCTTCTGGGAGTTCTTCATAGACACTGGCAAGGCCCTCGGTATGCCGGGCTTCGGCAAGGGAGCGATAAAGGGTCTAAAGTACCACGAGGGGAAGAGCTACGACCTCGACAGCCTGTGGGACTACATAATGAGGGTGTACGCCAACGCCGCCATGCACGCTAAGGACATGGGAATCATACCGGAAAACGTCCCGGAGGAGGAGGTCAAATTCGTGGAGGAGAACTACCCGGTGGCCAAGTTCAAGCACCTAATTCCCGACGAGTGGCCGTACGTAGCATACATGCTCGCAAGGGGAGGAGTCTTCACCAGCTACGAAGAGTCATTCCATCCCAACGGAGTGTCTAAGAGGAAAGTGCCAAGCAAGAGGAAGAAGTTCAAGAAGACGCTAATGCTATGGAACGAGGACCTCGCCAAGACTAGGAACAGCGTCACTGGAGCCAAGTTCTGGGGAGGACCCAAGTACATACCGCCATCAACCTACGCACCAGTCAAGGGCGGCTCAAAGAGCTTCTACGGAACACCCCTCAGGGAGATCTACCCGGAGAGCGAGTATCCATTCCACCTGGTATTCACCACAGGCCCGCTGTTCACGAAGCACAGGAGCCAGTTCTACTACGCTATAAAGCAGATATCCCCCGAGAACTACCTTGTCGTCAACCCGAAGGATGCTGAGAAGCTTGGCCTAGAGACAGGAGACGTTGTAGAGGTTGAAACACCAACTGGCAGGTTCAAGGCACCCGTCGTTGTGGAGCCCACCGTCCCACCCGGCGTCATAATGGTTCCATACGGCATGGGGAGGTGGGCAGACACAGTTGTAAAGAAGCCAAGCTACTTCGAGGTCAAGGACAGCAGGCTAGCGAGCCTCATAAACGAGCTGCCGGAGAGGGAGGAAATACCCGAGGAAGCTGTCAACCCGGTGAAGAAGCTCCCCGAGCTCAAGAAGAAGGTGCTCTTCACAAAGAGCACCCCAGCATACTATAACCAGGCAGAGCCAGACAAGTGGAGGTTCAACGGAATAACCCCCAACGTGGCGGAGATGAGCGACCCAAGCCTCGGAGGATGGCCGCTTCTAAGCATAATAGGGGCAGCCCAGGCATACTACTTCAACGTAGCCAGGATACGGAAGACGGGGGAGAAGCACGAGTTCGAAAAGACCTATCCATACATAGTATGGTAG
- a CDS encoding MFS transporter produces the protein MSRGVVVFVLLGLVSLFADLTYEGARGIVGPYLEFLEAGLVVAAAVSVGDLVAYVARLFGGLFAYRVGSSGAYWGLVFLGYTVNLVAVPLLAFAGRWEEAFLLVLLERAGKGVRAPARDAILAEVSGGLGRGVVYAVHEAMDQVGAIAGPLLVMAALSSGFGYSGVFALLGVPALVSLLLLTLAYILYPRLKSAEKPPGGYPPFGRVAPLAAAAGLSMAGFIHWIHASFRYSVQGVDASLIAGAYAVAMLVDALAALALGVAYDKVTRGVVALVPIVAAASSLAVLLGAPLALAAILWGVAMGGFQSVFRSVVADSLEPRLRGLGFGVVYFAMGLGWSVGNIAMASLPVWAGAAVALLAGGGGAVAMLGLAKKQGG, from the coding sequence GTGTCTAGGGGGGTTGTGGTTTTTGTTCTGCTTGGCTTGGTTTCGCTGTTCGCCGATTTGACTTACGAGGGTGCTCGGGGTATAGTTGGGCCTTATCTGGAGTTTCTTGAGGCGGGGCTTGTTGTTGCTGCGGCTGTTTCTGTGGGTGATCTTGTTGCTTATGTTGCGCGGCTCTTCGGGGGCTTGTTCGCCTATAGGGTCGGGTCTAGCGGTGCCTATTGGGGGCTTGTGTTTCTAGGCTATACTGTTAACCTTGTTGCTGTCCCCCTCCTCGCTTTTGCGGGGAGGTGGGAGGAGGCTTTCCTACTTGTCCTGCTTGAGAGGGCTGGTAAGGGCGTGAGGGCTCCTGCTAGAGATGCTATTCTAGCCGAGGTTTCGGGCGGCCTGGGCCGTGGGGTGGTGTATGCGGTTCACGAGGCCATGGACCAGGTGGGGGCTATTGCGGGGCCCCTGCTGGTCATGGCGGCTCTCTCCAGCGGTTTTGGTTATAGTGGCGTCTTCGCGCTTCTAGGGGTTCCGGCCCTCGTCTCCCTTCTCTTACTCACCCTCGCTTACATACTCTACCCCCGTCTAAAGTCTGCCGAGAAGCCGCCAGGAGGCTATCCGCCGTTTGGGAGGGTGGCGCCGTTGGCTGCTGCTGCTGGGCTCTCTATGGCGGGGTTCATACACTGGATCCACGCCTCTTTCAGATACAGCGTTCAGGGTGTTGACGCCTCTTTAATAGCTGGAGCCTACGCTGTCGCTATGCTTGTCGACGCCCTGGCCGCTCTCGCCCTGGGAGTCGCCTACGATAAGGTCACACGCGGTGTAGTCGCCCTCGTCCCCATTGTGGCGGCGGCGTCAAGCCTGGCAGTGCTACTGGGCGCCCCACTAGCCCTGGCAGCCATACTCTGGGGCGTGGCCATGGGAGGGTTTCAGAGTGTTTTCCGGTCTGTAGTGGCAGACTCTCTGGAACCCCGCCTGAGGGGGCTGGGGTTTGGCGTGGTCTACTTCGCCATGGGGCTGGGGTGGAGTGTTGGGAACATTGCTATGGCAAGCCTGCCCGTGTGGGCGGGTGCTGCCGTGGCGTTGTTAGCGGGTGGAGGAGGAGCGGTTGCAATGTTGGGGCTAGCCAAAAAACAAGGGGGATAA
- a CDS encoding AbrB/MazE/SpoVT family DNA-binding domain-containing protein codes for MSLVVVDDRGRIVIPSRLRRKLGLKKGDTFIIINVKNDLLVLKRVDVERLAREIAEEVARSGLDLEELGRKVEEEANKIAKEKIDG; via the coding sequence TTGAGTCTGGTCGTTGTAGATGATAGGGGTCGTATTGTTATCCCTAGTAGGCTCCGGAGGAAGCTGGGGTTGAAAAAGGGGGACACTTTCATTATTATTAATGTAAAAAACGACTTGCTAGTGTTGAAGAGGGTGGATGTGGAGAGGCTTGCCAGAGAGATAGCTGAAGAGGTAGCCAGGTCTGGCCTAGACTTGGAGGAGCTCGGCAGAAAGGTGGAGGAGGAGGCCAACAAGATTGCCAAAGAGAAGATTGATGGTTGA
- a CDS encoding molecular chaperone TorD family protein, which translates to MEKHIHNLNPTFFLGVSNIFGLASALLLSKATGDDIDDGLDDIPPAAEKLVAELKEAVKSLSREDAARLTSTDCRQDLTKAAKLVWRKTVEAFYENHGYSAGGPLPPDHLAVQLAFASSILREAAMALARDDREEVVRYLKLFSRFASAHLIPTARGCTNGFTALITELTEYTNELVRPLLVEEISRLREAEEA; encoded by the coding sequence TTGGAGAAGCACATCCACAACCTAAACCCCACTTTTTTCCTAGGCGTCTCCAACATATTCGGCCTCGCCTCAGCACTACTTCTCTCCAAGGCAACCGGAGACGATATAGATGATGGTCTGGACGACATTCCCCCCGCGGCCGAAAAGCTTGTAGCTGAGCTCAAGGAAGCCGTCAAGAGCTTGAGCAGGGAGGATGCAGCGAGGCTCACATCCACCGACTGCCGCCAGGACCTCACAAAGGCTGCTAAGCTTGTCTGGAGGAAGACTGTAGAGGCTTTCTACGAGAACCACGGCTACTCGGCTGGAGGGCCCTTGCCGCCGGACCACCTGGCCGTCCAGCTCGCCTTCGCCTCGAGCATCCTTCGCGAGGCGGCGATGGCTCTTGCGAGGGATGATAGGGAGGAGGTGGTAAGATACCTCAAACTGTTTAGCCGTTTCGCCTCGGCCCACCTGATACCGACGGCGAGGGGCTGTACGAACGGGTTCACAGCCCTTATAACAGAGCTTACAGAGTACACCAACGAGTTAGTCAGGCCACTCCTGGTGGAGGAGATAAGCAGGCTGAGGGAGGCTGAGGAGGCCTAG
- a CDS encoding type II toxin-antitoxin system VapC family toxin, which yields MPKRRLMVDTNLFIAAFKSGYTAATKLLLRLLLDPDIELVADNILLEEYKKWFHRLSSRVPNIREQAETLYRLLEAKVTVVTPKKEDIEIVKPYMPETEFADIYHAAACLRSKAILITNDKDFDNIKNHAIIEVWSITEAIRKLKVE from the coding sequence TTGCCAAAGAGAAGATTGATGGTTGACACAAACTTGTTCATAGCAGCCTTCAAATCAGGATACACAGCGGCAACAAAACTGCTCCTAAGGCTCCTATTAGACCCAGACATAGAGCTAGTAGCTGATAACATATTATTGGAGGAATATAAGAAATGGTTTCACCGATTATCCTCCAGGGTACCAAACATAAGAGAGCAAGCTGAAACCCTATACCGCCTGCTAGAAGCTAAGGTAACTGTAGTAACGCCTAAAAAGGAAGATATAGAAATTGTAAAACCCTATATGCCAGAAACCGAGTTCGCCGACATATACCACGCTGCGGCCTGTCTAAGGTCAAAGGCTATTCTAATTACAAACGATAAAGACTTCGACAACATAAAAAATCATGCTATAATAGAGGTATGGAGCATAACAGAAGCAATTAGAAAACTCAAGGTAGAATAA
- a CDS encoding type II toxin-antitoxin system VapC family toxin, protein MPDQVIDVVVIDTSVFADYYLLYPGDPERHERSRTVLDKLSLRDVIVYEPFLFEIELRAVLVRRIPPEQALRIVDTTLKHVNVVREEELHDKAAEIALITGCRAVDAYFIATAKHVDGILITNDKVMKDNAQKIGVKAYYLLDNQDYTKL, encoded by the coding sequence TTGCCAGATCAAGTTATAGACGTTGTTGTGATTGATACTAGCGTTTTTGCCGACTACTACCTGCTATATCCTGGAGACCCGGAGAGGCATGAGAGGTCTAGAACAGTTCTCGATAAGCTATCTCTCCGGGATGTAATAGTTTATGAGCCTTTCCTCTTTGAAATAGAGCTCCGAGCAGTCCTTGTACGTAGAATCCCTCCAGAGCAAGCCCTTCGGATAGTAGACACGACATTGAAGCATGTAAATGTAGTAAGAGAAGAAGAACTACACGACAAAGCCGCTGAGATAGCACTCATCACCGGTTGTAGGGCGGTTGACGCATACTTTATCGCAACAGCTAAGCATGTAGATGGAATCCTGATAACTAATGATAAAGTCATGAAGGATAATGCTCAGAAAATTGGAGTTAAAGCATACTACTTACTCGACAACCAAGATTACACAAAATTATAG
- a CDS encoding antitoxin family protein, whose protein sequence is MSKVIRVRYEKGVLKPIGEVVLREGEELEVVVVRKSFRGFKDEAGKYMFKADRDTVKEFVEERR, encoded by the coding sequence TTGTCAAAGGTTATCCGAGTCAGGTATGAAAAAGGAGTCCTGAAGCCCATTGGAGAGGTCGTGCTCAGAGAGGGGGAAGAGCTGGAAGTAGTGGTTGTCCGAAAGAGTTTCAGGGGTTTCAAAGACGAAGCCGGAAAATACATGTTCAAGGCTGATCGAGATACTGTTAAGGAGTTCGTGGAGGAGAGGAGGTAA
- a CDS encoding antitoxin AF2212-like protein: MSKVIRAKYEKGMLKPLEPLDLEEGEELILEIKERSGSKGVRRFFGIVKVRKRETGEEDYYEYISERGSVPG; encoded by the coding sequence GTGTCTAAGGTTATTCGCGCTAAGTATGAAAAGGGCATGCTAAAGCCATTGGAGCCTCTCGACCTGGAAGAAGGAGAGGAGCTTATCCTTGAAATAAAAGAGAGGAGCGGCAGTAAAGGTGTTAGACGGTTCTTCGGTATTGTGAAGGTGAGAAAACGAGAGACTGGGGAGGAGGATTATTATGAGTACATCTCTGAGAGAGGCAGTGTTCCTGGATAG